The Halopiger aswanensis nucleotide sequence ATCTCGATCGTCGTCGGCTCGTCGACGACGGGCGTCGGCCACTCGCTCGTGAGGGAGACGTCGGTCGCGTCGAACGCGATGTCGGTCGTCGCGGCCGGCGCGTCCTCGGCGACTTCGACGGTCACCGTCGCGATCGTCCCGACGCCGCTGACGCCGCCAGCGTCGGGGTCGCGGCGCTGCTCGAGGATGGCCGTCCCGTTCTCGTCGGCGATGGTCTCAGCGGTCTGGACGTCAACGCCGCTGTCGTTGCCGCTGCCGTCACCAGCGAGCCACGGCCCCTGTTCGACGTCGACGACCGAGAGGTAGTCGGGGTGGTACTGTGCGACCAGCCGCACGGCCTCGACGCCGGCGTCGTGGCTGCCGGCGCTCTGGAGGACGACCTCGAGTTCGACCGTCTCGCCGGGGGCGACGGTAACTGTGTCCGGCTCCGACCAGACGATCGCGGTCTGATCGCCGGCGGCGACGGGTCCGATCGCGGTCGTCACACAGAGGGCAATAACGAGCGTCGCGAGGACGACAAGCGAGACGGCGCGCCGCGCTCGAGTTGGGCCGGTCATGGGTAGCTGGCGGGCGAGGCGGTTAGTGGTCGCGGTTTCGGTTGGGGATTCGGGTCCAGATCCGGGTCAGCCTGGGAGTCCGCGTGCTCACTGCGGCGCCGAATCGACTGCATTCGACAGTCCATTCGTTGACGAGCGGCTTAGTCCCTCGGTGCAAAGCGTTCGGACGCGAAAAGGGGTCGGCGACGGATCGGGATCGGAAGCGCTCTGCTCGGCTCGGTCTCGGTCTCGGTCTCGGTGGTTGCTTCCTCGGCGCGGCAGCGATTACGGGATCAGCGAGACGGCGTCGGTCTTCGGGGTAGCATCGACCAGCCCGGCGTCGGGGTCGTACTCGAGGACGTCGACCGCATCGAGGGCGGGCAGGTGGGCGTGGTGGAGTTCGATCTTCGCGGTTTCCGTCTCCGCGGGCGCGATCGAGTCGCGGGCCGCGAGCGCGGTGGCGAGTCGGTCCAGCGACAGCGAGCCGTCGCTCTCGTGGACGAGTCGGGCTACGCGAAGGCGGGTCGGATCGACGACCCGCTGGAGCAGTTCGTCGTCAGCGGGGGTATCGGTCTCATCGCTGTCGGCGTCGGCGTCACCGTCGGCAGTCTCCTCGAGCAGCGATGCGAGCGCCGCCGGGCAAAGCTGCGGTTCGGTGACGAGTTCGACGCCCGTCTCGGCGTCCCACTCGATCAGGCCGCAGTCGGCCAGCCGCGGGAGGTGGTTGTGAAGGAGGCTGAGCCGAACCTCGTGGCGAGCCTGGCCGTTCGGAACGTCGAGGTCCTCTCGCTGGATCAGTTCGGTCGTGAGATCGAACAGCGAGTAGCGGTCGGCACCGCTCTCGCCGTCCGTACCGCTGGTCAGGATTTCCAGCAGGTACACCCGCCGCGGATGGCTGCAGGCCTCGTACTGTTCCGGTGGGACGTCGTAGAGCGGGTCCCGCTCGCTGGTGTCGCCGAGGTGAGCGTCCGAACTCATTACACTATGCAAGCATAGCAAGGGGGATAAGCCCGTTTCCAAAACGATTTGGGTACAGAATGTGATATTACTTCCGTAAGTCGCTCGTAACCGACCCAGGCACGAGAAATACCGCGATAGACGGTTTCTTCAGCATTATCCGACTGTACGATTATCCAAATAGTATCTAATTACGGATAGTTCCGGAAGTCGGCCGATCGATCGTCCGCGGCGCGTAGCAGCGGATTACTCCGACTCGTGGCGCGGGCGAGCGGGGAGCACGGTCGCGGTCGTACGGCGCGTTTCACCGCGCTCGCCAACGAGGACGGTCTTTTTGCGTCTGCGCCCCGTAACAGCGGTATGATCATGGTCCGCGGTCGCGCCGGCGGCACCGAACTCACCGGAACGCTGTACGAACGCGGTGAGCGAGCGCCGTCGTTCCGCGGCGCTCCCGATCAGGACGCCGCGTACGTCTGGGTCTGCGACGAGTTCTACGAGGTCGATACCGGCGGCTCGACCCAGCGCGTCGACGACCGGGAGGTCAACGTCGCCTTCGAGTCCCCGATGCCCCGAGGGTTCGACACCCGCGAGCAGGCCCTCGAGAACGCCAAGGAGCACATCCGAACCCAGTTCGCCCGAATCGGGGTCGACCCGGCCGACGTCGACCTCGAGGTCGAGAAGGCGGAACGGCCGACCGAGTAATCGCTGACTAGCCCGCTACCGATTCGTTTCGTCGCCGGAGACAGAAGCGTTCCTCCCGTCGTTTCAACTGTGCCGCAGCGTCCTGACGAGGCAGAAACCGAGGGTCAATCCGGCGATGATGGCGGTAAAGCCCGGTATCTCGTCGCCAGCGCCGACGGGCTCGTCGGTCGCTCCGTTTTCCGAGCCGCTGTGGGTATCGCTCGAGTTCGAATTCTCGCTCGAGTCTGCGTCGTCGTGGTTCGCATCACCGGTGCTCGCCCCATCATCTGCTGTAGTCTCGAGCGCGTCGGGATCGGGGTCCGGATGGTCGAAGTCCGAGGCCGGAACCGACTCGCCGCCGCCGTCGATTTCGACGGTGACATCCTGCGCGTACAGGGCCAGCGGCCACCCGCGGGCGGGTTCGACGCCGGTTTCGCTGACGTTGATCGTCGTCGTCGCCGGCGGCGCGTCGTCGGCGACGCGAACCGTCATCGTCGCGAGCATCGCGTTCCCGGTCGCGCCGCCGGCGGGCGGATCGCGTCGCTGCTCGAGGACGGCCGTCCCGTCGGCGTGCGCGAGCGTTCGCTCGGCGCGGACGGTGGTCTCCTCGCCCTGCTCGAGCCACGGCCCCCGCTCGAGGTCGGTGATCTCGAGGTAGTCGGGATGGTACCGTGCGACGAAATCGACGGTCCCGACCCCGACGCCGCCGTGGCCGCCGTCGCTCTGGAGTTCGATCTCGACGGAGAACGTCTCGCCCGGATCGGCTTCGACGGTCGACGGCGAGGGTCTGATGACGGCGCTTCGATCACCGGCGCTGACGAGCGCCGGGACGGCGAGCGCGGTCGCCGCGACGAGGAGGAGCGCGAGGGCCACCGCACGACCGGCGACGATAGCTCTCGAGTCGGGATGCGCGGCGGGCAGACCGCCGTCGCTCGAGCTGTCGCGATCTCGCTGGGTTCGTGCTGGGGGACTCATGGTAACCTGGATTCGTGGGTCGAGGGTCGAAATCGGCGCCGTCTCGCGGCGAGGCGATTACTCGTCGGTTGGCGACTTCGATTGTTTGCCCCGACCGTCGGAGTCACTGCTGCGTCCGCGAGCGTAGAGGTACGCGCCGGCACTGCCGCCGGTAACCGCGGCGAGCGGTCCGAAGCCGGGGACGCTATCGCCGTCCGCGTCCTCGGTACCGTCGCTGGAGGACTCGCCGCTATCATCGTCATCACTGCTCGAGTCGTTGTCGCTCTCGTCACCGGACTCGTCCGTCTGCGCCCCCTCGAGCACCGCGGCCGCGTCGACGGGCGCCTTGAACCGGAACCGATCGTAGCCGCTCGAGTTCGGCACCTCGTAGTCGTACGCCCAGTCGTCCTGATCCGGGTCGTAGCCGCCGAACAGCCGCAGCGCGGGGTCGTCGACCCCTTCGACGAGAGCAGTTAGGGACGCCGCGTCGAAGATCACGTCGATAGTGTCTCCCTCGGCGTTCACGGCCGTCGGCTCGAGGTCGTCGCCCGTGCGAATCACGGCCCGATAGTCGGCAGGGTCGGTCCCGACCTCGGCGGCGCCCTCCGGAACGGGGGCGGTGAGCGTGATCTCGTCGCCGTCGCGGGCGACCGAGGCCGCGTCGACGGTCTCGTCGACGCGAATCATGCGGTTCTCCCGCTCGGGTGCGACGGTGTCGCGCTGCTCGAGTTGCTCGAGGACGAACGGCCCCTGGAACTGGCCGGATTCGAGGACGACCTCGGCTTCGGAGAGCACCTCTGAGTTGCCGATCGAGTAGTCGTTGTGCGCGAACGTGTAGGTCGCCTCGGGGTCGATCGGTTCGCCGCCGACGAAGACGTTCTCGACGCCCGCGTCGTCCCCGTGGCCGGTCCACTCGTAGGAGAGGCCCGACACCTGGATCGCCGGCTGCGCGCCGAAGTCCGGCGCCGGGTGGGGTCGGAGCGCCTCCTCGAGGTAGTCGATCACCTGCTGGCCGGTCGCTTCGACGACGAGGATCTCGTTGGGGAACGGGAGGATGTCCATCACGTCCGCGCCGGTGATCTCGCCGGGGCCGTAGGTCGAGTCGCTGCGGATGCCGCCGGCGTTGTTGGCGGCGATGTCGACCTCTATGTCGCCGATCTCGCCCACATTCCGCATCGCGTCGGTCATGAGGTTGCCCCAGTTGGTCTCGATCGCGTAGTTGTTGAACGTCGCGTCGAGTTCGACCTCGCTCTCGAAGGCCGGTTGGCCGAGTCGCTCCTCGAGGTCGGCGAGCCACTCGTCGGCCAGATCGGCGAGGCCCTCGTCGGGTTCGATCTCGTCGGTGTAGCGGACGTTGATCTGGTCGTACTCCTCGACTTCGGGATCGGGATCCGAGTCGGGTAGCAGGAGGTCGGTCCGCCGCCAGTCGACCAGTCCGCCCTCGGCGTCGAGCGTGATCGCGCCGACGTGGTCGAACTCGTCGCCAAACTCGCTGATGACCGTCCCGTCGACGATGTCGGGTTCGTCGAAGACGACGCCGGAGTGGGAGCCGACGATCGCGTCGAGCCCGTCGACCTCCCGGGCGAGGGTCTCGTGGACGCCCGTCGAGACGTGCGAGGCGCAGACGACGACGTCCGCGCCGTCCTCGCGGAGCGACTCGACCGCCTCCTGGGAGGCCTCGACGTAGCCGAGCACCTGCCACTCCGCGGGGTAGTCGGTCAGCGAGTGGAAGTTCTCGGAGACGAGCCCGAAGACGCCGACCGTCAGGCCGCCCGCCTCGAGCGTGGTCCACCGCTCCGTCCCCGGAACGGGGTCGCCCGCGTCGTCGAGCAGGTTCGCGACGACCCACGGGAACTCGCTCTCCTCGAAGCGGGTCGTCGCGACGTCGGCGCCGAAGTCGAACTCGTGGTTGCCGACGCCGTCGACGGCGAGGTCCGTGTGGTTCAGTGCCTCGACCATGTGTTCACCCTCGTACTCGAGACCGAGCATCGACGGCGCGAAGTCGTCGCCGTTGCCGACGAACAGTCCGTTGTCGGCGTCGGCGAGCAGCTCCTCGACGACCGAGTAGTAACGGGCGAGGCTCAGTTCGTCCGCCGAGGCGTCGCGGAAGCGACCGTGAAAGTGTGTGTCGTGGACGAGCGTGACGGTTCCGTCGGTCGTGCTCGCCGCACGCGTTCGGTCCGTGGCGGGGAGCAGCGCGGCCGCCGACGCACCCGCGGCCGCGCCGAGGAAGCGGCGGCGACTCCGGTCGACGTCGTCGTTCGTCCCGTTTCGAGTCCGACTCGCTGACTCTCGAGCCATGGGGAGAGTCCGTCAGAAGAGTAACTAATACGTTTACAATTCAGTAGCATTTGGTAATAGTCGTCACAGTACCGGACCGGATATCGTCGTCCGCGTCAGTAGCCCGCGGCCGCGTCTCCGTCTCCATCCCCGTTCCACCGGTGGTCGTCGTAGGTCCGGTCCTGACTCGTGTCGAAGGCCGTCTCGAAGGACTCGCGGAGCGACCGCTTTTCCGAGCGGCTGATCCGCGCGAGTTCGTCGGCTTTCTCGACGATGGTCGGCGGGCCGTGCGCGACCGCGACGTCCTGCAGCACCTGCATCGTCAGCGCCTCGCGGGTCTCCGGATCCCGCGTGAAGGCGTAGGGCGCCTCGACGCGATAAATCAGGTCGTCCCGGGGGTCGTAGACGACGAAGAAGGTCACCTCGTAGTCCTCGAGCGAGCGGTGGCGCTCGACGCCGAGCGCGTCGCCGTCCGCCGAGAGCGCC carries:
- a CDS encoding cohesin domain-containing protein; the encoded protein is MTGPTRARRAVSLVVLATLVIALCVTTAIGPVAAGDQTAIVWSEPDTVTVAPGETVELEVVLQSAGSHDAGVEAVRLVAQYHPDYLSVVDVEQGPWLAGDGSGNDSGVDVQTAETIADENGTAILEQRRDPDAGGVSGVGTIATVTVEVAEDAPAATTDIAFDATDVSLTSEWPTPVVDEPTTIEIDGGGERVAPDEFDHPDPDEFDLEETADTNSTTGDGADGDDATESAGSGSAETADATESIPGFTIVGTAGVGAVLIVLSGLAVRRNRSQR
- a CDS encoding DUF7344 domain-containing protein; translated protein: MSSDAHLGDTSERDPLYDVPPEQYEACSHPRRVYLLEILTSGTDGESGADRYSLFDLTTELIQREDLDVPNGQARHEVRLSLLHNHLPRLADCGLIEWDAETGVELVTEPQLCPAALASLLEETADGDADADSDETDTPADDELLQRVVDPTRLRVARLVHESDGSLSLDRLATALAARDSIAPAETETAKIELHHAHLPALDAVDVLEYDPDAGLVDATPKTDAVSLIP
- a CDS encoding DUF7113 family protein; the encoded protein is MIMVRGRAGGTELTGTLYERGERAPSFRGAPDQDAAYVWVCDEFYEVDTGGSTQRVDDREVNVAFESPMPRGFDTREQALENAKEHIRTQFARIGVDPADVDLEVEKAERPTE
- a CDS encoding cohesin domain-containing protein, with amino-acid sequence MSPPARTQRDRDSSSDGGLPAAHPDSRAIVAGRAVALALLLVAATALAVPALVSAGDRSAVIRPSPSTVEADPGETFSVEIELQSDGGHGGVGVGTVDFVARYHPDYLEITDLERGPWLEQGEETTVRAERTLAHADGTAVLEQRRDPPAGGATGNAMLATMTVRVADDAPPATTTINVSETGVEPARGWPLALYAQDVTVEIDGGGESVPASDFDHPDPDPDALETTADDGASTGDANHDDADSSENSNSSDTHSGSENGATDEPVGAGDEIPGFTAIIAGLTLGFCLVRTLRHS
- a CDS encoding bifunctional metallophosphatase/5'-nucleotidase, producing the protein MARESASRTRNGTNDDVDRSRRRFLGAAAGASAAALLPATDRTRAASTTDGTVTLVHDTHFHGRFRDASADELSLARYYSVVEELLADADNGLFVGNGDDFAPSMLGLEYEGEHMVEALNHTDLAVDGVGNHEFDFGADVATTRFEESEFPWVVANLLDDAGDPVPGTERWTTLEAGGLTVGVFGLVSENFHSLTDYPAEWQVLGYVEASQEAVESLREDGADVVVCASHVSTGVHETLAREVDGLDAIVGSHSGVVFDEPDIVDGTVISEFGDEFDHVGAITLDAEGGLVDWRRTDLLLPDSDPDPEVEEYDQINVRYTDEIEPDEGLADLADEWLADLEERLGQPAFESEVELDATFNNYAIETNWGNLMTDAMRNVGEIGDIEVDIAANNAGGIRSDSTYGPGEITGADVMDILPFPNEILVVEATGQQVIDYLEEALRPHPAPDFGAQPAIQVSGLSYEWTGHGDDAGVENVFVGGEPIDPEATYTFAHNDYSIGNSEVLSEAEVVLESGQFQGPFVLEQLEQRDTVAPERENRMIRVDETVDAASVARDGDEITLTAPVPEGAAEVGTDPADYRAVIRTGDDLEPTAVNAEGDTIDVIFDAASLTALVEGVDDPALRLFGGYDPDQDDWAYDYEVPNSSGYDRFRFKAPVDAAAVLEGAQTDESGDESDNDSSSDDDDSGESSSDGTEDADGDSVPGFGPLAAVTGGSAGAYLYARGRSSDSDGRGKQSKSPTDE